A part of Chloroflexota bacterium genomic DNA contains:
- the atpD gene encoding F0F1 ATP synthase subunit beta: protein MKTTFQNSGNNGIIVRAVGVVVDVEFPTGDLPSIHNALKVNWKDNSALILEVQEHVNANTVRTVAMGDTAGLQRGLVVWDTGEPIKVPVGPQTLGRMFNVLGEPIDGKEPLAEDSRKMQIHAKSPALRDQRVVTTPFITGIKAIDLLLPYPRGGKIGLFGGAGVGKTVLIIELMRNTSKEYSGIVLFAGVGERSREGNDLYLELSRSDVMDSTVLVFGQMNEPPGARLRTPLTALTMAEYFRDEEHRPVLVFIDNIFRYIQAGSEVSALLGRLPSEVGYQPTLETEMGALQERITTTSAGSVTSVQAVYVPADDMTDPAVAATFAHLDAATVLTRRLVDLGIYPAIDPLLSSSSLLVPHIVGQEHYDIAMQVKAILARYEDLQDVIAILGMDELSEADQKTVIRARRIQRFLSQPMHAAEEYTGNPGKFIPLKETLRGFREILEGHCDDIPEQAFYMVGTIDDAYEKARKLTDEVAA from the coding sequence TTGAAAACGACCTTCCAAAATTCTGGCAACAATGGCATTATTGTGCGCGCAGTGGGTGTTGTTGTCGATGTGGAATTTCCAACTGGTGACCTGCCAAGTATCCATAACGCCCTAAAAGTTAATTGGAAAGACAATTCCGCCCTCATCCTTGAGGTTCAGGAACACGTCAACGCCAACACGGTCCGCACTGTCGCCATGGGCGATACCGCTGGCTTGCAGCGCGGTCTGGTCGTCTGGGATACCGGCGAGCCCATTAAAGTACCAGTCGGGCCCCAAACCTTGGGTCGGATGTTCAATGTTCTGGGTGAACCAATTGATGGGAAAGAGCCTTTAGCCGAAGACTCTCGAAAAATGCAGATCCATGCCAAATCACCCGCCCTGCGGGATCAGCGCGTGGTCACAACGCCCTTCATCACCGGCATCAAAGCCATTGACCTTTTACTACCCTATCCCCGCGGCGGCAAAATTGGCCTTTTTGGGGGTGCCGGGGTCGGCAAAACGGTACTGATCATTGAATTGATGCGCAATACCAGCAAGGAATATTCCGGGATTGTGCTTTTCGCAGGCGTTGGAGAACGCAGCCGGGAAGGCAACGACCTCTATCTGGAGCTCTCCCGCAGCGATGTGATGGATTCAACCGTATTGGTCTTTGGCCAAATGAATGAACCCCCAGGCGCTCGCCTGCGCACCCCACTGACCGCTTTGACAATGGCTGAATATTTCCGTGATGAAGAACACCGGCCGGTTCTGGTCTTCATAGATAACATCTTCCGGTATATCCAGGCCGGTTCTGAGGTCTCCGCCCTTTTAGGACGACTGCCAAGTGAAGTCGGCTATCAACCCACACTGGAAACGGAAATGGGCGCTCTCCAGGAGCGCATCACCACCACGAGCGCAGGCAGTGTCACCTCTGTGCAAGCGGTCTATGTCCCTGCAGATGATATGACCGACCCTGCGGTCGCAGCCACCTTTGCGCATCTCGATGCCGCCACGGTACTGACCCGACGACTGGTGGATCTGGGCATTTACCCTGCCATTGACCCCCTGCTTTCATCCTCCTCCCTGCTCGTACCGCATATCGTTGGCCAGGAGCATTATGATATTGCCATGCAAGTCAAGGCTATCCTGGCCCGCTATGAAGACTTGCAGGATGTGATTGCGATCCTTGGTATGGATGAATTAAGCGAAGCGGACCAAAAAACTGTGATCCGTGCCCGGCGGATTCAACGCTTCCTCTCACAACCCATGCATGCCGCCGAGGAATATACCGGCAACCCTGGCAAATTCATTCCCCTCAAGGAAACCTTGCGCGGCTTCCGGGAGATCCTGGAAGGTCACTGCGATGACATACCGGAGCAGGCTTTCTATATGGTCGGCACCATTGATGATGCCTATGAAAAAGCCCGGAAATTGACGGACGAGGTGGCAGCCTGA
- a CDS encoding class II SORL domain-containing protein encodes MSIGTYIQTADWKAEKHAPVIECPDVVMAGEEFVVSLEIGKEIPHPNTTEHHIDWIEVYFKPESGKFPHMVGKFDFTGHGESIKGANEGPLYTEPKVKVALKVKEAGTLMAVSFCNIHGLWESNKDIKVA; translated from the coding sequence ATGTCTATTGGCACCTATATTCAAACCGCAGATTGGAAAGCTGAAAAACATGCTCCGGTCATCGAATGTCCCGATGTCGTCATGGCTGGAGAAGAATTTGTTGTTTCTCTTGAAATCGGGAAAGAGATTCCCCATCCCAACACTACTGAACACCATATCGATTGGATCGAAGTTTATTTCAAACCAGAATCCGGCAAATTCCCGCACATGGTTGGGAAATTCGATTTCACCGGTCATGGCGAATCCATTAAAGGCGCCAATGAAGGCCCACTCTACACCGAACCAAAAGTTAAGGTAGCTCTTAAGGTTAAGGAAGCCGGCACATTGATGGCTGTTTCCTTCTGCAACATCCACGGCCTCTGGGAATCCAACAAGGACATCAAAGTCGCCTAA
- a CDS encoding rubredoxin, protein MSSYECVSCGYIYNPEEGDPLGGIAPGTAFEDIPDDWVCPDCGLGKEEFIKID, encoded by the coding sequence ATGTCATCTTATGAATGTGTTTCATGCGGCTATATTTACAATCCAGAAGAAGGCGACCCACTCGGAGGCATCGCTCCCGGTACCGCCTTTGAGGATATCCCGGATGATTGGGTCTGCCCCGATTGTGGATTGGGAAAAGAAGAATTCATCAAAATCGATTAA
- a CDS encoding DUF389 domain-containing protein, which produces MEPQNSFHTWLSQYIKPLDRKHRKEIIENIRMAASPGFDYFFFVVLSGAIATLGLINDSPAVIIGAMVVAPLMSPILGVGLGSITADARLARDSASALIRGALISVILAALLTLSNIYLPFVPSLTEIPNEILSRTQPTPNDLIIALAGGLAAAYALSQPHLSAALPGVAIATALMPPLSVIGIGIALGRWDIAGGATLLFLTNAVTIAFAAILVFFIEGFSPRKVQDEGHLPRTLWVAALLTLILLIPLTILGARFVAQAQENRLINNIVQTELADLNDAEIVELQITRIDNGINLDLTISSNTPPSYSEVIALQEALVARLDQPVSLIMNYLKSERLDPLIPPTETPTLTPGPSLTPTITHTMTVTPTSTSAESTATPTASATPTPLAVYVVWSSIPAYNTLYDEPGGSVVAYLSAHEQLFDLYQIMVYDGMVWVNVRDEKGNIGWFPEIYLSYPTETATATVTPTVAP; this is translated from the coding sequence ATGGAACCACAAAATAGCTTTCATACTTGGCTATCCCAATATATTAAGCCTCTGGACCGCAAGCATCGTAAAGAGATCATCGAAAACATCCGCATGGCGGCTTCTCCCGGCTTTGACTATTTCTTCTTTGTCGTCCTTTCCGGTGCAATCGCCACCCTGGGCCTGATCAACGATTCCCCAGCTGTCATTATCGGCGCCATGGTCGTAGCCCCATTGATGTCCCCCATCCTGGGCGTCGGCCTCGGTTCCATCACAGCGGATGCACGGCTGGCCCGCGATTCCGCCTCAGCTCTGATCCGGGGCGCATTGATTTCCGTCATCCTGGCGGCCTTGTTGACTTTATCCAATATCTATCTACCCTTCGTTCCCTCGCTGACAGAGATCCCCAACGAGATCCTCAGCCGGACCCAGCCGACCCCTAACGATCTGATTATCGCCCTGGCCGGCGGGTTGGCGGCGGCCTATGCCCTCTCGCAGCCCCACCTTTCTGCGGCACTGCCTGGTGTTGCCATCGCAACAGCCTTGATGCCCCCGCTCTCCGTCATCGGGATCGGGATTGCTCTCGGCCGCTGGGACATTGCCGGTGGTGCGACATTACTCTTCCTGACCAACGCTGTCACGATCGCCTTTGCGGCCATTCTGGTATTTTTCATTGAAGGTTTCTCGCCCCGGAAAGTCCAGGATGAAGGCCATTTACCGCGTACGCTCTGGGTGGCAGCTTTGCTCACGCTCATCCTGTTGATCCCCCTGACCATTCTTGGCGCTCGTTTCGTTGCCCAGGCCCAGGAGAACAGGTTGATCAACAATATCGTCCAAACCGAGCTGGCTGACCTTAATGATGCAGAGATTGTTGAGCTGCAGATCACCCGGATTGATAATGGCATCAATTTGGATCTGACAATCAGTTCGAACACCCCACCCAGCTACTCAGAGGTGATCGCCTTGCAGGAGGCGCTGGTTGCGCGCTTGGATCAGCCAGTTTCATTGATTATGAATTATCTAAAATCTGAACGATTAGATCCGCTCATTCCACCAACTGAGACTCCCACGCTCACGCCAGGACCCAGCTTGACGCCAACGATCACCCATACTATGACCGTCACGCCAACATCCACCTCCGCGGAGTCCACGGCCACGCCCACCGCCTCAGCCACGCCCACCCCCCTGGCGGTCTATGTCGTCTGGTCATCCATTCCCGCCTACAACACTCTTTATGACGAACCAGGCGGCAGTGTGGTGGCGTACTTATCTGCCCATGAGCAATTATTCGATCTCTATCAGATCATGGTTTACGATGGCATGGTCTGGGTTAATGTGCGCGATGAGAAAGGTAATATCGGATGGTTTCCGGAGATTTACCTTTCCTATCCAACTGAAACAGCCACAGCAACGGTTACCCCAACAGTTGCGCCATAA
- the treS gene encoding maltose alpha-D-glucosyltransferase, with amino-acid sequence MTAKKHPWYMNATFYEVHVRAYRDSNADGNGDLPGLISKLDYIKELGVDCVWVLPIYPSPLKDDGYDIANYYNIHSDYGTIEDFKKLVQKAHQRGLKVIADLVLNHTSDQHPWFQAARSDPSSKYHDYYVWSDNKDKYSDARIIFLDTEESNWTYDEEAGQYYWHRFYASQPDLNYDNPDVREEMLNVMKFWLDMGIDGFRADAVPYLIEREGTNCENLPETHQILKSIRTYIDANFQDKVLLAEANQWPKDVRTYFGNGDEFNMGFHFPVMPRIYMAIKKGDTTPIRWIMSQTPDIPEGTQWCTFLRNHDELTLEMVTEDERQWMWEEYAPQPRMRLNLGIRRRLAPLMDNDHRKIMLANALLYSLPGAPIIYYGDEIGMGDNIWLPDRNGVRTPMQWNAGLNAGFSETPTEMLYVPVITDKKYSYRIVNVAAEEKDPDSLLSKMKHLVHTRKDNPILAMGSYEFLASDIEQVLTIHRSLDDEDMICILNLSDQQQEIKLDLASWQGCQPVDILSDAAFPAISAAPYPITLEPLAYHWLKVVSE; translated from the coding sequence ATGACGGCGAAGAAGCATCCCTGGTATATGAATGCCACATTTTATGAAGTCCATGTCAGGGCTTATCGCGATTCAAACGCGGATGGCAACGGGGATTTACCAGGTTTGATTTCCAAACTGGATTACATAAAGGAACTGGGCGTTGATTGCGTCTGGGTGCTGCCAATTTATCCATCTCCTTTGAAGGATGATGGCTATGACATCGCGAATTATTACAACATCCACTCAGATTACGGCACGATTGAGGATTTTAAGAAGCTGGTCCAGAAAGCCCACCAACGCGGCCTCAAAGTCATCGCCGATCTCGTACTGAACCACACCTCCGACCAACACCCCTGGTTTCAGGCGGCGCGTTCGGACCCCAGCTCAAAATATCACGATTATTACGTCTGGTCAGATAACAAAGATAAATACAGTGACGCGCGGATCATCTTCCTCGACACCGAGGAATCTAACTGGACCTACGATGAAGAAGCCGGCCAATACTATTGGCACCGATTTTATGCCTCTCAACCCGACCTGAATTATGATAATCCGGACGTCCGGGAAGAAATGCTCAATGTGATGAAATTCTGGCTGGATATGGGCATTGATGGTTTCCGGGCGGATGCCGTCCCTTATCTGATTGAGCGGGAAGGCACCAACTGTGAAAACTTACCCGAAACCCACCAGATTCTAAAATCAATTCGGACCTATATCGATGCAAACTTTCAAGATAAAGTTCTCCTAGCCGAAGCAAACCAATGGCCCAAGGACGTCCGCACCTATTTTGGTAACGGTGACGAGTTTAATATGGGCTTTCACTTCCCGGTCATGCCCCGGATCTATATGGCGATCAAGAAAGGCGATACCACCCCTATCCGCTGGATCATGTCCCAAACACCGGATATCCCGGAAGGCACCCAGTGGTGCACTTTCCTCCGCAACCATGATGAGCTGACCCTTGAAATGGTTACTGAAGATGAACGCCAGTGGATGTGGGAGGAATATGCACCGCAACCCCGGATGCGTTTGAACCTGGGGATTCGCCGCCGGTTAGCACCCTTGATGGATAACGACCACCGCAAGATCATGCTGGCCAACGCCCTGCTCTATTCTCTGCCCGGCGCACCGATCATCTATTATGGGGACGAAATTGGCATGGGCGATAATATCTGGCTGCCGGACCGAAATGGGGTGCGAACACCGATGCAATGGAATGCCGGTTTGAATGCAGGTTTTTCCGAAACCCCCACGGAGATGCTTTACGTGCCTGTTATCACGGATAAAAAGTATTCCTATAGAATCGTCAATGTGGCCGCCGAAGAAAAAGACCCTGACTCATTGCTTTCCAAAATGAAGCATCTGGTTCACACCAGAAAAGATAACCCGATCCTTGCCATGGGTAGCTATGAATTCCTGGCATCGGATATTGAACAGGTCCTGACCATTCACCGCAGCCTGGATGATGAAGATATGATCTGCATCCTGAACCTATCTGACCAGCAGCAGGAGATCAAACTGGATTTAGCCTCCTGGCAGGGATGCCAACCTGTAGATATTCTCAGTGATGCGGCCTTCCCAGCCATTTCCGCAGCGCCCTACCCAATCACTCTTGAGCCGCTTGCCTATCATTGGCTAAAGGTCGTTTCCGAGTAA
- a CDS encoding DNA polymerase III subunit alpha, with product MTLPYLRTHSYFGFLESLLSPQALVTAAQERGITCLGLTDHRFLTGSIEFYEACTSLGIKPILGLEVDLVYEGYSGRFVLLAKDRSGWSNLCRLSSALLVGQHPLTLLTLNDHAEGLIGIAGSPRGILRDLVLSSPPTENLPQRFLTLLQTTFKVDLFIEIQRYANGPLQGETLVRDLSEKFQIPLLATQDIYYQTPEEEKLYRTLTAIRHITPLQGLSDRLLPPGPAAFPEPGDFQYRYRDCPEAISNLSIVADRCDLELPIGGTLFPTFPTPQGQSQADYLREKAMVGAKGLYGKLTPEIADRLDYELEIIIKMGYEPIFLIVQDVLNHARQVGIPTSSRGSAASSLVAHCLNITSPDPLALNLYFERFLNPARKKPPDIDTDIASHRRDELIQYIFETYSRDRVAMVGTINRYRPKSALGDVAKAYGLSPDTIRQLSRKLPHSFRIRQSKEDGDPFAPLLREGINPLIQDVISDARALLDLPRHLSVHPGGVIIAPFPITDLVPLEHSNTLGINHAQYDLEGIEKLGLVKIDMLGIRGLTVLGEVANRIRSWRLSEFQNGLEVLSSIPLEDPATSQTVEQARTIGCFQIESPGMRGTLREIQARTMEDIMAALALYRPGPLRGGLRDAFVRRFRGEEEVTPIHSSLNELLKSTYGVILYQEQVLRIAHELGGLTIAQADILRRAMSHFDPGGVMVTLKKNFIHGAQERHNVPEETAERIWEMMAAFAGYGFPKAHAASYALLAWNSAWCKTHYPAEFMAAVLGYGGGYYSQRVYLMEARRLKLPLHPPHVNHSDAHFKVVYPKGDPHLYMGLGQIRDLTQRTIQAILQTRPFQSLEDFLLRVDPQRKEAQNLIMVGALDEIVTIPEGLRRIEHKRPPGQMQLFGTSEVAEDWDEKERQQAQQDLLGVSLGISPLEQIADEIQASGAITTLEAQDRLDESVTLAGMRQTWRRLRTQNSGQMMCFLNLEDLEGSIQVLVPPALYARAYNELREIGPFLVEGVVKHNPDRHQTHLVAEKIQLVRI from the coding sequence ATGACCTTACCGTATTTACGAACCCATTCCTATTTTGGCTTCCTGGAGTCGCTGCTCTCACCCCAGGCGCTTGTCACGGCTGCCCAAGAGCGGGGTATCACCTGCCTCGGGTTGACCGATCACCGATTCCTGACGGGTTCAATCGAGTTCTATGAAGCTTGCACCTCCCTTGGAATTAAGCCCATCCTGGGGCTGGAAGTTGATCTGGTTTATGAAGGTTATTCCGGTCGGTTCGTGCTGCTGGCAAAGGACCGCTCAGGGTGGTCTAACCTCTGCCGCCTGAGCAGCGCCCTATTAGTGGGTCAACACCCTCTCACACTTCTAACCCTTAATGATCACGCTGAGGGGCTGATCGGGATCGCCGGCAGCCCCCGCGGCATCCTACGTGACCTGGTGCTATCTTCCCCACCCACAGAGAATTTACCCCAGCGTTTCCTCACCTTACTTCAAACCACATTCAAAGTTGATCTCTTCATCGAAATTCAGCGCTATGCCAATGGTCCCCTGCAAGGTGAAACCCTTGTCCGTGACCTGTCTGAGAAATTCCAAATCCCCCTTTTGGCTACCCAAGACATCTACTATCAAACACCGGAAGAAGAAAAACTCTACCGCACCCTAACCGCCATCCGCCACATCACGCCACTGCAAGGTCTCTCCGATCGTTTGCTGCCGCCTGGCCCCGCGGCTTTTCCGGAGCCCGGCGACTTTCAATATCGGTATCGTGATTGTCCTGAAGCCATCAGCAATTTATCCATCGTTGCCGATCGCTGCGACCTGGAACTCCCGATTGGCGGCACACTCTTTCCAACCTTCCCCACGCCGCAAGGCCAAAGCCAGGCGGATTACCTCCGTGAAAAAGCCATGGTGGGTGCCAAAGGGCTGTATGGTAAACTCACACCCGAGATCGCAGATCGTTTAGATTATGAACTTGAGATCATCATCAAGATGGGCTACGAACCAATCTTCTTGATCGTACAGGACGTCCTCAACCATGCCCGTCAGGTCGGCATACCCACCTCCTCCCGTGGGTCGGCAGCCTCTTCATTGGTTGCCCACTGCCTCAACATCACCTCGCCGGACCCGCTGGCCCTCAACCTGTATTTCGAGCGTTTCCTCAACCCGGCCAGAAAGAAACCACCAGATATTGATACAGACATTGCCTCTCACCGTCGTGATGAGTTGATCCAATACATTTTTGAGACCTATAGCCGTGACCGTGTGGCAATGGTTGGGACCATCAACCGTTACCGGCCCAAATCCGCCCTTGGTGATGTCGCCAAGGCTTATGGGCTCTCACCGGACACGATCCGGCAGCTTTCGCGCAAACTGCCCCACTCCTTCCGAATCAGACAATCAAAAGAGGATGGCGATCCCTTTGCCCCGCTCCTGAGAGAGGGGATCAACCCCCTGATTCAGGATGTGATCTCGGATGCCCGCGCCTTGTTGGACCTTCCCCGGCATCTCTCCGTCCACCCAGGCGGCGTCATTATCGCTCCCTTCCCCATAACCGACCTGGTGCCGCTGGAACACTCAAACACGCTCGGGATTAACCACGCCCAATATGACCTGGAAGGCATCGAAAAGTTGGGCTTGGTGAAAATCGATATGCTCGGGATACGCGGCTTGACCGTTCTGGGCGAAGTGGCAAACAGAATTCGGTCCTGGCGACTAAGCGAATTCCAAAATGGCCTGGAGGTTCTGTCCAGTATTCCACTGGAAGATCCCGCCACTTCCCAGACCGTAGAACAAGCCCGGACCATTGGCTGCTTCCAAATCGAGAGCCCTGGCATGCGCGGCACCCTGCGTGAAATCCAGGCTCGCACAATGGAAGATATCATGGCTGCCCTGGCGCTATACAGGCCGGGGCCCTTGCGCGGTGGCCTGCGGGATGCCTTTGTAAGGCGTTTCCGTGGTGAAGAAGAGGTCACCCCCATCCACAGTTCACTGAACGAGCTCCTGAAAAGCACTTATGGGGTCATCCTCTATCAGGAACAGGTGCTGCGGATCGCCCATGAGCTTGGCGGCCTCACCATCGCCCAGGCAGACATCCTCCGCAGGGCAATGAGCCATTTTGATCCCGGCGGGGTAATGGTCACCCTCAAGAAAAACTTCATCCACGGGGCACAAGAGCGGCATAACGTTCCGGAAGAGACAGCGGAACGCATTTGGGAGATGATGGCGGCCTTTGCTGGCTACGGCTTCCCCAAAGCTCATGCCGCCTCATATGCCCTACTGGCCTGGAACTCTGCCTGGTGCAAAACCCATTACCCGGCAGAGTTTATGGCGGCTGTTCTGGGTTATGGCGGCGGTTACTATTCCCAGCGAGTCTACCTGATGGAAGCGCGCCGGTTAAAACTCCCCCTGCACCCTCCACACGTCAACCACTCCGACGCTCATTTTAAGGTGGTTTATCCCAAAGGTGATCCGCACCTCTACATGGGATTGGGTCAAATCAGAGACCTCACCCAACGGACCATCCAAGCGATTTTACAAACCAGACCTTTCCAATCGCTGGAAGATTTCCTGTTGCGCGTGGATCCCCAACGCAAAGAAGCCCAAAACCTCATCATGGTTGGCGCGTTGGATGAGATTGTCACGATCCCCGAAGGCTTACGCCGGATTGAACATAAACGCCCACCGGGACAGATGCAGCTCTTTGGCACCTCTGAAGTCGCTGAGGATTGGGATGAAAAGGAACGCCAGCAAGCACAACAAGATTTGCTGGGTGTGAGTTTGGGGATCAGCCCTCTGGAACAAATCGCCGATGAAATTCAGGCCAGTGGGGCAATCACCACGCTTGAAGCCCAGGATCGGTTAGATGAAAGTGTGACCCTGGCCGGCATGCGCCAGACCTGGCGGCGGCTGCGCACCCAAAACTCCGGCCAAATGATGTGCTTCCTGAACCTTGAAGACTTGGAAGGCTCCATCCAGGTTCTTGTCCCACCCGCACTATACGCCAGGGCATATAATGAGCTTAGAGAAATTGGGCCTTTCCTGGTTGAAGGAGTGGTCAAACACAACCCTGATCGCCACCAAACCCACCTGGTGGCTGAAAAGATCCAATTGGTGAGGATTTAG
- a CDS encoding protein-glutamate O-methyltransferase family protein — MPSFSLPPVIMTSEKGTFARQTIEELKAKIVDRVLADFDYTPQIREALLELRASLTQGTIQPLQENTSDKPLWDEDIQPWLGQSWLAIPWLLAETYFYRRLLEAVQYFQPGPWREKDPYRRMKTTEILQALPVFAKEYEKSEFKPTFKNFSTSMTNALWGNRADLSNLKHFENNTDTHMHTVLRDNSQAVFDLLAEKPANIAYFFDNIGRELYFDLAFIHYLLESGLAKSITFYLKNQPYFVSDAMPEDLEFVLGVLESSSSVATRNLATDLKTWIQSGVVTVEAPPILATSRIFHRLPESLKIQLESFDLAILKGDANYRRLIGDCHWEPTTPFENAASYFPTSVVSLRTTKSELVVGLSQELLDDLEQNAESDWMFNGDRGMISFMEKHH, encoded by the coding sequence ATGCCATCATTCTCCCTTCCCCCTGTCATTATGACCTCCGAAAAAGGCACCTTTGCCCGCCAAACCATTGAAGAGCTCAAAGCCAAAATCGTGGACCGGGTGCTGGCGGATTTTGACTACACCCCCCAAATCCGGGAAGCCTTATTGGAACTACGCGCCTCCCTGACCCAGGGCACTATTCAGCCCCTGCAGGAAAACACCAGCGACAAGCCCCTTTGGGATGAAGATATCCAGCCCTGGCTGGGTCAATCCTGGTTGGCCATCCCCTGGCTGCTGGCAGAGACCTATTTTTACCGTCGGCTGCTGGAAGCGGTTCAGTATTTCCAACCCGGCCCCTGGCGGGAAAAGGATCCCTATCGCAGGATGAAGACCACGGAAATCCTGCAGGCCCTTCCGGTATTTGCCAAAGAATATGAAAAAAGCGAATTCAAGCCCACTTTTAAGAATTTCTCAACCTCGATGACCAATGCGCTCTGGGGGAACCGGGCTGACTTGAGCAATTTGAAACATTTCGAAAATAACACAGACACTCATATGCACACCGTCCTTCGCGATAACAGCCAGGCGGTGTTTGATCTACTCGCCGAAAAGCCAGCCAATATCGCCTATTTCTTTGATAATATCGGGCGCGAGTTGTATTTCGATCTGGCATTCATTCATTATCTGCTCGAAAGCGGTCTGGCGAAGTCAATCACTTTCTACCTGAAGAATCAACCCTATTTCGTCTCGGATGCCATGCCAGAGGACCTCGAATTCGTCCTTGGCGTGCTGGAAAGTTCCAGTTCAGTAGCCACGCGCAACCTCGCAACCGACCTGAAGACCTGGATCCAATCCGGTGTCGTCACCGTGGAAGCTCCGCCCATCCTGGCGACCAGCCGGATATTTCACCGCCTCCCCGAAAGCCTCAAAATACAGCTTGAGTCCTTCGACCTTGCAATCCTAAAGGGTGATGCCAACTACCGCCGTCTTATCGGCGACTGTCACTGGGAGCCAACCACGCCATTTGAGAACGCTGCATCCTACTTCCCCACCTCAGTGGTCAGTCTGCGAACCACAAAATCCGAATTGGTCGTTGGGCTCTCCCAGGAGCTGCTGGACGATCTGGAGCAGAACGCCGAATCCGATTGGATGTTCAATGGCGATCGTGGGATGATCTCTTTCATGGAAAAACACCACTAA
- a CDS encoding ferrous iron transport protein A, with product MNLLDLPKGKPAKIIDYRGGKNIDFKLRQLGLSPGRIVKVLRYAPMGGPLMLDIEGRSIALGRGIAARVEVEVKN from the coding sequence ATGAATTTATTAGACTTACCTAAAGGCAAACCGGCCAAGATCATCGATTATCGCGGGGGTAAGAACATTGATTTTAAACTCCGGCAGCTGGGTCTGAGCCCAGGCCGGATTGTGAAAGTCCTGCGATACGCCCCTATGGGCGGCCCTTTGATGCTGGATATTGAGGGGCGTTCCATTGCTCTCGGGCGTGGGATTGCCGCGCGGGTTGAAGTTGAGGTAAAAAATTAA